The Haloprofundus salinisoli region CGACCATCGACGACGTGCTCGCTGCCGCCTACGAGAAGGATTTGACCGGAGTCGAGGACCTGGCGCGGGCGACGGTCGTCGCGCACGTCGAGAAGTTGACGCACGAGGGACGGGTCGCGTGGAACGACGAGCGAGTTCGGTCGCTGTGAACCACTGTCTCCCTTCGACGTCGTAAACTACTGATCCGCCACGTAGCTCTCCAACGCTCTAACCGTCGGGTCGAACATCTCCACCAATCCACGTTTCGGCTCTGTCTCCGGTACCCACTCGTCGGGCGTGAGATAATCGCCGATGGCGTGGACCGTCGCGGTATCGACGCCGCGGTACCGACAGACGGCCCACATCGCCGCCGACTCCATACAGAGCGAGACGACGCCGTCATCGCGGTACCGTTCGACTTCTGGAATCGTTTCGCGGTACATCGCGCTCGTCGTCCACGTCGTTCCCCGTGCGGTCTCGAAACCAGCGTCTTCGAACGATTCGTCGAGTTCGTCCACGAGTGTTGCCGTCGCCGTCACCGCCTCGTCCGCAGGGAGGTAGTGATAGGAAACGCCTTCGTCACGAATCGACTCGGTGGGAAGGATGGCCGTATCGGGAGCGATATCCATCTGGAGTCCCGCACACCCGCCGAGCATCACGACGGTCGAAGCACCGGCGGCGACGACGTTCTCCGTGACAGTCGCAGTTATCGGTGCGCCGATGCCCCACTCGTGGACGGGAACGTAGCCGACGGCGTCGGAGAGCCGATACAGATACTGCGACCGCACGATGTCGACTTTCGAGTCGGTGCGTTCGCGCACTATTTCGGTGAGTTCGGTCTGGTAACCGAGGATAATCGCCGAAGGGACGTCGGGTAATCCGTTATCCTGCGCGGTAACAGCCTCTTTCGGCGAGAACAGCGCTTCGGCGTCGTACTTGTCGCCGTAGTGAGGAATCATACAAAGACGCTCTACTGTGGTCACAAATACCCTGCCATCGTCTGAAGGCGGCTCCCGAGAGCTATCGAGACGTACCCACCGCTCCCACCGATAGACATTCGTATCGGAACGTCATCGACGCGAACGAATGCAGACGCCGCGAGTGCTTCTGACGAACGACGACGGAATCGACGCGCCCGGCATCGAGGCGCTGTACCGCGAACTCGACGCCGTCGCCGACGTGACGGTCATCGCCCCCGACGAGAACCAAAGCGGGATGGGTCGCACGCGAAACGGAGCGGTCACGCTCCGCGTCCACGAGTGGGGGTATCGCCTCGCGGGGACGCCCGCCGACTGCGTCGCGTTCGGCCTCGGCGGCGGGTTGGACGCCGAGTTCGACGTCGTCGTCTCCGGCATCAACGACAGTCCGAACCTCGGCAACTACGTCGTCGGGCGCTCCGGTACCGTCGGCGCGGGCATCGAAGCGTCGTTTCTCGGCGTCCCGGCTATCGCCGTCTCGGCGTACCACTCCGAAGATTTCCACTGCCACCCCAGTGAAGAGTACGACTTCACCCGACCGGCGGTCGTCGCCCGCGACCTGCTCGAACGCGTCTGGCAAAGTGAGGTGTTCGAGGACGTGGACCTGTTGAACGTCAACGCGCCCGTCGACGTCGACGCGCCGCCGCTTCGACTCACGCACGTTCTCGCCGACTACGCGCAGTCGGTCGAAGACGGGGCAGCGGCCGACGGCGGTGGGAGTACGGAGGCCGACGCGGCGACGACCGACCGGGAAGTCCGGCTGGTCGACCAGACGTGGCCCCACGTCGTCGGTTTCGGCAACCCGATGCCGGGAATCGACGCCCACCGCGAGCGCTACCCAGAGGGAAGCGACCGCCGAGCGGTCATCGACGGGTCGGTGAGCGTCTCGCCGCTGTCGATGACTCACGACTACGTCGAGACGCCGGAACTCGACGCGGTTGTCGACTCGGTCGAGTCGTCGCTCGCAGAGTGAACGCCGGCGAGGTGGACCGAACGGACGACGGCGTTTTCCCCGTCGGTCTCGGAGACGGAACCGAGTAGATGGAGTCGCTCGAAACCGAACTGAAACGCGCCCGAGCGCTCGACACCGACGAGTTAGCCGACGCTATCGAGTCCATCGGCTTCGAGTGCACGCGCTGCGGGGCCTGCTGTAAGGGGTACACCGCGGCGGACGGCGACGAGGAACCGCACACGGCGACCGTATTCCCCAACGAGATCCGAGAACTGGGGGGTGCAACCCCCGAACAGTACGAGTGGCGCGACGTCGCCCGGCCGATGCCGTACGGACTGACCGAGACCGACGACGGAGAGACGGAGGGCGAGACGTTCGAGTGGGCGCTACAGACCGACGCCTGCGGTGACTGCACGTTCTACGAGGAGGACGAGAACGGCGTGGGGGCGTGCTCGGTCCACGAGAACCGGCCGCTCATCTGCCGGACCTACCCGTTCAGCGTCGCCCTCGGGGGAACCACGCAACCGATGGGCGAGGCCGTCGACGGCGAGGGGATGGTCCGCGCCCACGAGTGCGAGGGACTGGGACGCGACATCTCCCGGGAGCACGCCGAAGAGCTCGCGGCGGCGCTCAAAGCGCGGGCCGTCCGGGAACTCGAAGAGGCGATCGGCGTCCGCGACAACTACGCGCCGGTGGAGCGAGCGCCAGGCGAAGCGGTCGTCTACGACTCGGAGGGCGCGAAGCGACCGGATGGTGCGCCGCGCTAACTCGTCCCTTGCGCTGAACCGGCCGCTCAAAGGCGCTTCGCGTATCAGCGACCGGAACAGTGTTGACGGCGGTACATCTTTAACGACGGCCGCCGACCCAACACAGTGGAGGTCTCTCCCTTGGAAATCTCAGATAAACTCCTGTGTCTGTTCAGTGCGGAAGTCCGCAGCGACGGCGACTCCTACACCGTCGAAATCCCACGTCGGGAGGTCGAAACCGGTTCTATCGAGGCGGGCGAAACGTACCGCGTCGCGCTCATCTCCCGCGAAGCCAAAGCCGACACCGCGGCCGAAACGGCGACGACGTCGACGTCGACGACGACGACCGAGGCCGACGAACCCCAACCGCCGGTCGAAGTCGGCGAACTGCGCTACGTCGAAATCGAGGACATCGGCAAGCAGGGCGACGGTATCGCTCGCGTCGAGCGCGGTTACGTCATCATCGTCCCCGACGCGGAGGTCGGCGAGCGGGTGAAGATAGAGATCACAGAAGTGAAGTCGAACTTCGCCGTCGGCGAAGTCATCGAAGACGAGTTCTGACGCCTCCTCGGCGGTTCACACGACTTCCGCGTTCCAGTACGACACCGACGAGAGTTTCTCTCCGAACTCGTTGTCGCGTATCGTCTCGTCTAACTCGCGGAGCTCTCCGGCGATGCCGTTGGGTATCTTCCGGTAGAGACCGTACGGGAGGATGAAGTCGTGCGACTCGGAGGCCAGTTCGAGTCCGGCACCCGAGAGCAGCCGTTCGACGTCCTCGCGCGAGTAGAGGTGCGACCCCATCGGCAAGAGCCAGTTGTAGACGACGCGCGTACTGAAGCTGTTGAACGTGTCGAAGAACACCTGCTCCTTCGAGACCCGACACATCTCCGCGAGGAACTTCGCGGGGGTGTCCGCGAGATGGAAGAATCGCATCGCCATCACGGCGTCGAAATGGTCGTCGGGAAACGGGAGTCGCGCGGCGTCGCCGCGGATGAACTCGATTCGGTCCGCGACGCCGGCGCTCCGCGCTTTCTGTCGACCCTGCGCCATCATCGCCGCCGAGATGTCGAGTCCGACGACGTTC contains the following coding sequences:
- a CDS encoding TRAM domain-containing protein — translated: MEISDKLLCLFSAEVRSDGDSYTVEIPRREVETGSIEAGETYRVALISREAKADTAAETATTSTSTTTTEADEPQPPVEVGELRYVEIEDIGKQGDGIARVERGYVIIVPDAEVGERVKIEITEVKSNFAVGEVIEDEF
- a CDS encoding class I SAM-dependent methyltransferase encodes the protein MKGQEWYQADDVAREYDSKRFSKGGRLIDRREKQAVLSALGPVEGKNVLEIACGTGRFTVMLAERGANVVGLDISAAMMAQGRQKARSAGVADRIEFIRGDAARLPFPDDHFDAVMAMRFFHLADTPAKFLAEMCRVSKEQVFFDTFNSFSTRVVYNWLLPMGSHLYSREDVERLLSGAGLELASESHDFILPYGLYRKIPNGIAGELRELDETIRDNEFGEKLSSVSYWNAEVV
- a CDS encoding nucleoside phosphorylase is translated as MIPHYGDKYDAEALFSPKEAVTAQDNGLPDVPSAIILGYQTELTEIVRERTDSKVDIVRSQYLYRLSDAVGYVPVHEWGIGAPITATVTENVVAAGASTVVMLGGCAGLQMDIAPDTAILPTESIRDEGVSYHYLPADEAVTATATLVDELDESFEDAGFETARGTTWTTSAMYRETIPEVERYRDDGVVSLCMESAAMWAVCRYRGVDTATVHAIGDYLTPDEWVPETEPKRGLVEMFDPTVRALESYVADQ
- a CDS encoding YkgJ family cysteine cluster protein, with the protein product MESLETELKRARALDTDELADAIESIGFECTRCGACCKGYTAADGDEEPHTATVFPNEIRELGGATPEQYEWRDVARPMPYGLTETDDGETEGETFEWALQTDACGDCTFYEEDENGVGACSVHENRPLICRTYPFSVALGGTTQPMGEAVDGEGMVRAHECEGLGRDISREHAEELAAALKARAVRELEEAIGVRDNYAPVERAPGEAVVYDSEGAKRPDGAPR
- the surE gene encoding 5'/3'-nucleotidase SurE, with amino-acid sequence MQTPRVLLTNDDGIDAPGIEALYRELDAVADVTVIAPDENQSGMGRTRNGAVTLRVHEWGYRLAGTPADCVAFGLGGGLDAEFDVVVSGINDSPNLGNYVVGRSGTVGAGIEASFLGVPAIAVSAYHSEDFHCHPSEEYDFTRPAVVARDLLERVWQSEVFEDVDLLNVNAPVDVDAPPLRLTHVLADYAQSVEDGAAADGGGSTEADAATTDREVRLVDQTWPHVVGFGNPMPGIDAHRERYPEGSDRRAVIDGSVSVSPLSMTHDYVETPELDAVVDSVESSLAE